In Oryza sativa Japonica Group chromosome 3, ASM3414082v1, one DNA window encodes the following:
- the LOC4334561 gene encoding serine/threonine/tyrosine-protein kinase HT1 — protein MSCGSDGGCRDGGGSEEFRRPRPSKVAAGDLVEPARCSDAAASPASWIDKKLLVDPKNLFIGSKIGEGAHGKVYKGKYGEQIVAIKVLNNGTTPEEKATLEARFIREVNMMCKVKHDNLVKFIGACKEPLMVIVSELLPGMSLKNYLNSLRPSQLDIHTAIGYALDIAHAMECLHANGIIHRDLKPDNLLLTANRKKLKLTDFGLAREETVTEMMTAETGTYRWMAPELYSTVTLQRGEKKHYTNKVDVYSFGIVLWELLTNKMPFEGMSNLQAAYAAAFKQARPPLPEETPQELVFIVQSCWVEDPAMRPSFSQIIRMLDAFLMTIPPPPPSESNEDVESEETASSLNGKNSAVSSIVSRATSKLSVVRHLFASKKAGNGRT, from the exons atgAGCTGCGGCAGCGATGGCGGGTGTAGGGATGGTGGTGGCAGCGAGGAGTTCAGGCGGCCGCGGCCGAGCAAGGTCGCGGCGGGGGACTTGGTGGAGCCGGCGCGCTGCTCGgacgccgccgcatcgccggctTCTTGGATTGACAAGAAGCTGCTTGTTGACCCCAAGAATTTGTTTATCGGATCCAAAATCGGGGAGGGAGCTCATGGCAAGGTCTACAAGGGGAA GTATGGTGAACAAATTGTAGCAATAAAGGTTCTTAACAATGGCACCACTCCGGAGGAAAAGGCAACCCTTGAAGCTCGTTTCATTCGAGAAGTAAATATGATGTGTAAAGTGAAACATGACAATCTTGTGAAG TTTATTGGAGCTTGCAAGGAACCATTAATGGTTATTGTCAGCGAGTTATTGCCGGGGATGTCACTGAAAAACTACTTGAACAGCCTTCGGCCCAGCCAGTTAGATATCCATACTGCAATTGGCTATGCACTGGATATAGCTCATGCAATGGAATGTTTGCATGCGAATGGAATAATACACAGAGACCTGAAACCTG ATAATTTGTTGCTCACTGCAAATCGTAAGAAGCTGAAGCttactgattttggtcttgcACGAGAAGAAACTGTGACTGAAATGATGACAGCTGAAACAGGGACATACCGCTGGATGGCCCCAGAG CTATATAGCACTGTTACTCTTCAACGTGGTGAGAAGAAGCATTACACAAATAAAGTGGATGTGTACAGCTTTGGCATTGTTCTGTGGGAACTGTTGACTAATAAAATGCCATTTGAAGGCATGTCAAATCTACAAGCTGCATATGCTGCTGCTTTCAAG CAAGCGCGCCCACCCCTTCCTGAGGAGACCCCTCAGGAGCTTGTGTTCATTGTGCAGTCATGCTGGGTCGAGGATCCTGCCATGAGGCCTAGCTTCAGCCAGATCATCCGCATGCTGGATGCTTTCCTCATGACAatacctccaccacctccttcaGAATCAAACGAAGACGTGGAATCGGAAGAAACAGCGTCATCGCTGAATGGCAAGAACTCTGCTGTCTCTTCTATCGTTTCTCGCGCGACAAGCAAGCTCTCGGTCGTCCGCCATCTCTTTGCCTCAAAGAAGGCTGGGAATGGGAGGACATAA
- the LOC4334558 gene encoding ethylene-responsive transcription factor CRF5 encodes MGTNPSLHELAAGAAPRGRVVRILVRDADATDSSSSEDEAVAVAQPRPRRRGKVGGGGGGGGGVKRRVMEAGAGEARPTARFRGVRQRPWGRFAAEIRDPHLRRRLWLGTFDTAEEAAAAYDAASVRLRGSSAATNFASVRCYSLPPELPKPTISPPEAAVRPITLPIGTAKPTLLPRVKEEGESCGGRVKEEASSCEVQVLAPEPMWTMISGKRKKRSGCGTRVRAFHAVSACVEEVGGA; translated from the coding sequence ATGGGTACAAACCCTAGCCTGCACGAgctggcggcgggggcggcgccgcgggGACGCGTGGTGCGTATCCTCGtgcgcgacgccgacgccaccgaCTCGTCCTCCAGCGAGGACGAGGCGGTTGCGGTGGCGCAGcctcggccgcggcggaggggtaaggtgggtggtggtggtggtggtggtgggggcgtGAAGCGCCGCGTGAtggaggcgggggcgggggaggcgaggccgaccGCGCGGTTCCGCGGCGTGCGGCAGCGGCCGTGGGGGAGGTTCGCGGCGGAGATCCGCGACcctcacctccgccgccgcctgtggCTCGGCACCTTCGAcaccgccgaggaggccgccgccgcataCGACGCCGCCAGCGTCCGCCTCCGCGGTTCCAGCGCCGCCACCAACTTCGCCTCCGTCCGCTGCTACTCGCTGCCGCCGGAGCTACCCAAGCCAACTATTTCACCGCCTGAAGCAGCTGTGAGGCCAATCACCTTGCCAATTGGGACAGCTAAGCCGACCCTTCTTCCACGGGTGAAGGAGGAAGGTGAGAGCTGTGGCGGTCGGGTCAAGGAGGAGGCCAGTAGCTGTGAGGTCCAGGTGCTTGCTCCGGAGCCAATGTGGACGATGATTTCAGGCAAGCGTAAGAAGCGATCGGGCTGTGGAACCCGTGTCCGTGCCTTCCATGCTGTGTCCGCCTGTGTGGAAGAAGTTGGCGGGGCCTGA
- the LOC4334557 gene encoding kH domain-containing protein SPIN1, with protein MSGLYSPGFSPARNLSPQIRSNPTDVDSQYLAELLAEHQKLGPFMQVLPICSKLLSQEIMRVSSIVHNHGFGDFDRHRFRSPSPMSSPNPRSNRSGNGFSPWNGLHQERLGFPQGTSMDWQGAPPSPSSHVVKKILRLDVPVDSYPNFNFVGRILGPRGNSLKRVEASTGCRVFIRGKGSIKDPGKEDKLRGKPGYEHLSDPLHILIEAEFPASIIDARLRHAQEVIEELLKPVDESQDFYKRQQLRELAMLNSTLREDSPHPGSVSPFSNGGMKRAKTGQ; from the exons atgtcGGGGCTGTACAGCCCGGGGTTCTCGCCAGCGAGGAACCTCTCCCCCCAGATTAGGAGCAACCCGACGGATGTTGATAG TCAGTATCTGGCCGAGTTGCTCGCCGAGCATCAGAAGCTGGGGCCGTTCATGCAGGTGCTGCCCATATGCAGCAAGCTGCTGAGCCAAG AAATTATGCGGGTATCAAGCATTGTCCACAACCATGGATTTGGTGATTTTGACAGGCATCGGTTTAGAAGTCCTAGCCCTATGTCTTCGCCAAACCCAAGATCTAATCGCTCTGGAAATGGGTTTAGTCCTTGGAATGGGCTACACCAAGAG AGATTAGGTTTTCCTCAAGGAACCAGCATGGATTGGCAGGGAGCACCACCAAGCCCTAGTTCTCATGTTGTAAAAAAGATTCTGCGTTTGGATGTCCCAGTTGATTCTTATCCAAAT TTCAATTTTGTGGGACGCATTCTAGGTCCTAGAGGTAACTCTCTAAAGCGGGTGGAAGCATCCACTGGCTGTCGTGTTTTCATTAGAGGGAAGGGTTCCATCAAAGATCCAGGGAAG GAGGACAAACTCCGTGGAAAGCCAGGCTACGAACATCTGAGTGACCCACTGCACATTTTGATAGAAGCTGAGTTCCCAGCCAGTATCATTGATGCAAGATTGAGACATGCACAGGAGGTTATAGAAGAACTGCTAAAACCAGTG GATGAATCACAGGATTTCTACAAAAGGCAACAGCTCAGGGAGCTGGCAATGCTAAACTCAACCCTGAGGGAGGACAGCCCCCATCCTGGGAGTGTCTCTCCATTCAGTAATGGCGGTATGAAACGCGCGAAAACGGGCCAGTAG